From Domibacillus sp. DTU_2020_1001157_1_SI_ALB_TIR_016, a single genomic window includes:
- a CDS encoding DUF7010 family protein, which produces MNYLNKTLEQFQTDMILAAKKGFPILLSGSIIFLLFTFLPFVLPLKPVCLIWILGMSAIFPFGLVLCKMMNVHLLSTDNPLSVLGGMIAAAQAFFIPVFILVYRHMPEYLPFTIGLLGGSHFLPYMWIYRSKAYLFITLGTCSSALVLGGYFVEQAFTLVPLATSIVYAIGILLIFKELKTDAV; this is translated from the coding sequence GTGAACTACTTGAATAAAACACTTGAACAGTTTCAAACCGATATGATCCTGGCAGCCAAAAAAGGATTTCCCATATTGTTATCTGGTTCCATCATTTTTTTGTTATTCACCTTTCTGCCCTTTGTCTTGCCTTTAAAACCAGTGTGCTTGATATGGATTTTAGGTATGAGTGCGATTTTTCCATTTGGTCTAGTGCTATGTAAAATGATGAATGTCCATTTATTATCAACCGATAATCCACTTAGTGTTTTAGGCGGTATGATTGCAGCTGCCCAGGCTTTTTTTATTCCTGTGTTTATCCTTGTGTATAGACATATGCCTGAATACCTTCCTTTTACAATCGGCCTGCTTGGAGGCTCGCACTTTCTCCCTTACATGTGGATCTATAGAAGTAAGGCCTATTTGTTTATCACATTAGGCACCTGCTCTTCCGCTCTCGTTTTAGGTGGTTACTTTGTTGAACAGGCATTTACACTTGTACCCCTGGCCACTTCTATCGTATACGCAATCGGTATTTTGCTGATTTTTAAGGAACTTAAAACTGATGCTGTGTAA
- a CDS encoding glutamine synthetase family protein has protein sequence MTETLISNTTEAALEQIKETIKIKSVDLLHLQFVDIEGILKHVTVTTEQLEDVVEGKMMFDGSSIKGFSAINNSDLYLQPDLSTFAVLPWTEEEGYAEARFLCSVVNPDGSLFEGDTRNVLKKTVDRAAEHGYTISVGPELEFFLFKADENGNPTTELSDNGGYFEPSPKDLGERVRLEIYRALKAMGFTIEASHHEVAEGQHELSFKYADALGAADKATTYKWVVKTVAKQYGLHATFMPKPKFGINGSGMHVNMSFFKGNENAFFDPSDALQLSKEAYHFIAGLLENVKSFVAVTNPLVNSYKRLVPGYEAPCYLAWSASNRSALIRIPAKKGLATRVELRCPDPSSNPYLTFAVIASAGLDGIEKELEAPASINEDIFHMTEEQRASYGIESLPGSLKEAVKALESGDIAVNTLGEHVYNEYVSLKKAEWDSYRTAVHGWEIENYHAKF, from the coding sequence ATGACAGAAACTCTTATTTCAAATACAACAGAAGCAGCTTTAGAACAAATTAAAGAAACTATTAAAATAAAAAGTGTAGATTTACTTCACTTACAGTTTGTAGATATCGAAGGAATCTTAAAGCATGTCACTGTAACAACTGAACAATTAGAAGATGTCGTAGAAGGCAAAATGATGTTTGATGGTTCATCTATTAAAGGTTTTTCTGCCATTAACAATTCAGATCTTTATCTTCAGCCTGATTTATCTACATTTGCGGTTCTTCCTTGGACAGAAGAAGAAGGCTACGCGGAAGCACGTTTTCTTTGCTCGGTCGTAAATCCAGATGGTTCTTTGTTTGAAGGAGACACGCGTAACGTTTTAAAGAAAACAGTAGACCGTGCAGCGGAACATGGCTACACGATTTCAGTCGGACCGGAATTAGAATTCTTCTTGTTCAAAGCAGACGAAAATGGAAACCCGACTACTGAATTATCAGATAACGGCGGTTACTTTGAGCCATCTCCAAAAGATCTTGGTGAGCGTGTTCGCCTGGAAATTTACCGTGCATTAAAAGCAATGGGCTTCACAATTGAAGCATCGCATCATGAAGTGGCTGAAGGCCAGCATGAACTTAGCTTTAAATATGCAGATGCATTGGGTGCAGCGGATAAAGCGACTACGTACAAATGGGTCGTTAAAACAGTTGCGAAACAGTATGGCTTACACGCAACATTTATGCCGAAACCAAAGTTCGGAATCAATGGTTCTGGTATGCACGTGAATATGTCGTTCTTTAAAGGAAACGAAAATGCATTTTTTGATCCTTCTGATGCTTTGCAATTATCAAAAGAAGCGTACCACTTTATTGCTGGTCTATTAGAAAATGTGAAGAGCTTTGTTGCAGTAACAAACCCATTGGTAAACTCATACAAGCGTTTAGTTCCTGGCTACGAAGCACCTTGCTACCTTGCTTGGTCTGCGTCTAACCGTTCTGCTCTTATCCGTATCCCGGCGAAAAAAGGCCTTGCAACGCGTGTGGAACTGCGCTGCCCGGATCCATCTTCAAACCCTTACTTAACGTTTGCGGTTATTGCTTCTGCAGGCTTGGATGGAATTGAGAAAGAACTAGAAGCGCCAGCGTCTATTAATGAAGACATCTTCCACATGACGGAAGAACAAAGAGCGTCTTACGGAATTGAAAGTCTTCCTGGCAGCTTAAAAGAAGCAGTAAAAGCACTGGAATCAGGCGATATTGCAGTAAATACATTAGGGGAACACGTTTATAACGAATACGTTTCTTTGAAAAAAGCAGAATGGGACAGCTACCGTACAGCCGTTCATGGGTGGGAAATCGAAAATTACCACGCAAAATTCTAA
- a CDS encoding FUSC family protein: MTLGPRVFKTGIAVTLSLYICYFLNLEPAVFAAVAALFTIQPSIYRSWRQLLDQVMTNTMGAAISLFSIYFIGDNPIIIGVLMMLVISLSLKMKMESTIPLTLVTVLAIMSTPDNENIDFILNRFLIILVGIGSALVVNLLIIPPNYKKNYLEKTRTVFQNMSLLLRTAVSNELTETSFQEQSKKLQDDIRKLEDLFKMFDEERTKLSKLKPVDVREIVLFKQMLKTLQQGEEILENIEEHYFQTGANEAEDYLFDTQIEQLIKYHEYLFLKYEGKIKQQENHHELKEIKESAAFFERALDIYKQNKDQKFRLLIIASSIVEYSFHLQRMDQLIDQYYKVRKV, encoded by the coding sequence ATGACGTTAGGTCCGCGTGTCTTTAAGACAGGCATTGCTGTCACACTATCACTATACATATGTTATTTCTTAAATCTTGAGCCGGCTGTTTTTGCAGCGGTGGCAGCCCTTTTTACAATTCAGCCATCGATTTACCGATCCTGGCGGCAGCTGCTCGATCAGGTAATGACCAACACCATGGGCGCTGCGATTTCCCTTTTTTCTATTTACTTTATAGGGGACAACCCTATTATTATCGGGGTGTTGATGATGCTCGTAATTTCATTGAGCTTGAAAATGAAAATGGAAAGCACCATTCCACTGACCCTCGTGACAGTACTGGCTATTATGAGTACCCCGGACAATGAAAATATCGATTTTATATTGAACCGCTTTTTGATTATTTTAGTTGGTATTGGATCTGCCTTGGTCGTGAACCTGCTGATTATACCGCCAAACTATAAAAAGAATTATCTTGAAAAAACAAGAACGGTTTTTCAAAATATGTCACTGCTGCTGCGTACGGCCGTGTCCAATGAATTAACGGAAACATCTTTTCAAGAGCAAAGCAAAAAGCTCCAGGATGATATTCGGAAATTGGAGGACTTGTTCAAAATGTTCGATGAAGAGCGCACCAAGCTGTCGAAATTAAAGCCGGTTGATGTGCGTGAGATTGTCCTATTTAAGCAAATGCTCAAGACGCTTCAGCAGGGAGAAGAAATATTAGAAAATATCGAAGAACATTATTTCCAAACCGGAGCAAACGAAGCAGAGGATTATTTGTTTGATACTCAGATTGAACAATTAATTAAATATCATGAATATTTATTTTTAAAATATGAAGGGAAAATCAAGCAGCAGGAAAACCATCACGAACTAAAAGAAATAAAGGAAAGCGCCGCTTTTTTTGAACGGGCGCTGGATATTTATAAGCAAAACAAAGACCAAAAATTTCGCTTATTGATTATTGCTTCTTCCATCGTTGAATATTCTTTTCACCTGCAGAGGATGGACCAATTAATCGACCAATACTACAAGGTACGAAAGGTTTGA
- the dctA gene encoding C4-dicarboxylate transporter DctA, translating to MKKEKAKVPFYKGLFFQIMVAIIAGILVGYAFPDIGLALKPLGDGFVKLIKMIIAPLVFSVVVVGIAKVGNIKTVGRIGGKTLLYFEIVTTLALIIGMVVANLMNPGQGMNVDPSTLTTDAVEEKTQGSELPSEAEFLMSIIPDSAVGAFTTNSMLQVLLISCLFGFALVHVGGRTSETILDLLEKVNEVLFKIMDYIMKLTAIATFGAMAFAVSQYGMGTLLSFGKLFIAMTIACLAFIVILAVITRVFLGLNLWKVIVYIREEIMLAFATGSSEAVMPQLMDKLEDAGCNRAVVGLVIPTGYSFNLDGASIYLSLALVFLAQAVGIDLSLMDQLMILGVLLLTSKGMAGIPGSAFVALSATAAATGSIPVAAVALMLAPDRFMGNYRTTVNIIGYAVATFVIARWERLLDIKRAKDVLAGRIEIEPVSMTPKASSNDLPLKNFK from the coding sequence ATGAAGAAAGAAAAAGCGAAAGTTCCATTTTATAAAGGACTATTCTTTCAAATCATGGTTGCAATTATAGCGGGGATTTTAGTTGGCTATGCATTTCCTGATATTGGACTTGCTTTAAAGCCGCTGGGCGATGGTTTTGTAAAACTGATCAAGATGATTATTGCTCCGCTTGTGTTTAGTGTCGTCGTAGTCGGAATTGCTAAAGTAGGGAATATTAAAACAGTAGGCAGGATAGGCGGAAAAACACTTCTGTATTTTGAAATTGTAACTACGCTTGCATTAATTATCGGCATGGTAGTGGCAAACCTAATGAACCCAGGTCAAGGAATGAATGTGGATCCTTCCACTTTAACTACAGATGCAGTAGAAGAAAAAACCCAAGGATCTGAATTGCCGAGTGAAGCTGAATTTTTAATGAGTATTATTCCTGATAGTGCGGTAGGTGCTTTTACAACAAACTCAATGCTGCAGGTTTTACTTATTTCCTGCTTGTTCGGCTTTGCTCTTGTTCATGTAGGCGGGCGTACAAGTGAAACGATTCTTGATTTACTAGAAAAAGTGAATGAAGTCTTGTTTAAGATTATGGATTACATTATGAAGCTAACAGCAATTGCCACATTCGGTGCGATGGCTTTTGCCGTTAGTCAGTATGGAATGGGGACACTTTTATCTTTCGGTAAGTTATTTATTGCAATGACCATTGCGTGTCTTGCTTTTATTGTCATATTAGCTGTTATCACACGTGTATTTTTAGGTCTAAACCTTTGGAAAGTAATTGTCTACATTCGTGAAGAAATTATGCTCGCTTTTGCAACAGGATCTTCAGAAGCTGTCATGCCGCAACTAATGGACAAGTTAGAAGACGCGGGCTGTAATCGTGCGGTAGTCGGGCTGGTTATTCCAACTGGTTATTCTTTTAACTTGGACGGTGCTTCTATTTACCTGTCACTTGCCTTGGTGTTCCTTGCGCAGGCAGTAGGGATTGATTTAAGTTTAATGGACCAGCTTATGATTTTAGGTGTTCTTTTATTAACGTCAAAAGGCATGGCCGGTATTCCAGGATCTGCATTCGTAGCGCTTTCTGCAACCGCAGCAGCCACAGGCTCTATTCCTGTTGCTGCGGTAGCGCTGATGCTTGCTCCAGACCGCTTTATGGGTAATTACCGTACAACTGTCAACATTATTGGTTATGCAGTAGCAACATTTGTCATCGCACGCTGGGAAAGACTGCTCGATATAAAACGTGCAAAAGACGTATTGGCCGGCCGTATTGAAATTGAGCCTGTTAGTATGACGCCTAAAGCATCCAGCAACGATTTACCTTTAAAGAATTTCAAATAA
- a CDS encoding DUF6366 family protein, whose protein sequence is MSKDKETPERTRERLRREELKRNPTGNMNDAFNENLADLAGSLGWKGVGILILVILISFVLISIFFK, encoded by the coding sequence ATGAGTAAAGATAAAGAAACTCCTGAAAGAACAAGAGAAAGACTCAGGCGAGAAGAACTAAAAAGAAATCCAACCGGAAATATGAATGATGCATTTAATGAAAACCTTGCTGATTTAGCAGGTAGTTTAGGTTGGAAAGGCGTCGGCATTTTAATCCTTGTAATTTTAATAAGCTTTGTCTTGATATCAATATTTTTCAAATAA